Genomic window (Staphylococcus debuckii):
TAAAAATATCACGTTCTTCTCTTTATTTTTCCCAATCGTGATTTTAGCTGTGCCATTTATAGATACATTATTTGCAATGATTCGCCGTGCAAAAAAAGGACAAAAAATCATGCAAGCAGATAAATCACATCTGCATCACAAATTATTAAAGTTAGGCTATACACATAGACAAACCGTAGTGCTGATTTACTCGATTGCAATCTTATTCAGTATTTCCAGTGTCATCTTATACCTTTCACAACCATGGGGTGTAGTGATGATGCTGATACTCATTTTAATTACAATTGAGTTAATTGTGGAATTTACAGGATTAATAGATGATAATTATCGTCCGTTCTTAAGATTATTAGAAAAAAGACATCAGAAACACGAAGATTAAAATGAGGGAGCAGAATAGAAATAACATTGGTTCAAATTATTTCGTCGTTCCGCCCCGATAAAGCTAACTAGAATAGGGAGCAGAACAGAAATAACATTGGTTCAAATTATTTCGTCGTTCTGCCCCGGCAAAGCTAACTAGAATAGAAAAAGCTTGGAACAAGCGCATTTTCTATTCAGATAGCTACTGCCAATTTGGAACAAGCGCATTTTCTATTCAGATAGCTACTGCCAATTTGGAACAAGCGCATTTTCTATTCAGATAGCTACTGCCAATTTGGAACAAGCGAATTTTCTATTCAGATAGCTACTGCCAGTTCAAAGAGACGGGGACATTATTACGTCCCAGTCTCTTTGTTATTTGGTTTCAATATCGAAAGGTAAGCGTGTTGCTTCGCCTTTTTCCAGTTCGTACTTGCCTGCAGTAATACGGTTTAAGAAATTAATAAAGTCCTCAAAGTCATCTTCAAGTACATCAATCTTGTAACTTACTTTATCCGTATATATAGTGTCACGCAAAATAAAATCAGTAGATTGCAATTCATATTCAAGTTTGCCAGTTAAATCATAGCTAATTGTAACTGTAGTAGGATATGCATTGCGCAACTCTACACGCCCGCCGTCTTTAATGGCGTCTCTAACAGCGCCGCTATATGCTCTGATTAATCCGCCTGTTCCTAATTTGATACCGCCGAAATAGCGTGTTACTAC
Coding sequences:
- a CDS encoding YigZ family protein, with product MENHIITIKQEYIIENTINKSRFIAHIKPVQTEEEAKAFIDTVKKEHREATHNCSAYTIGDNMLIQKANDDGEPSGTAGVPMLEILKKLDTHNTAAVVTRYFGGIKLGTGGLIRAYSGAVRDAIKDGGRVELRNAYPTTVTISYDLTGKLEYELQSTDFILRDTIYTDKVSYKIDVLEDDFEDFINFLNRITAGKYELEKGEATRLPFDIETK